From the genome of Geoglobus ahangari, one region includes:
- the ligD gene encoding non-homologous end-joining DNA ligase, giving the protein MSWFDEKIRPMLAKRAEPFDSPDFIYELKLDGTRCIAFVDVERRRVRMQNRRLFEIAYRYPEIDLLSAFDDSVVVDGEIVVLKNGVPDFSLLQKREHVDSESRVRILSKLYPAVYFVFDVLYSSGRWTMKRPLSERKEILGEVLSETEHVLKVESFREKGVELFSKAVSMGFEGLVAKRIDSPYRPGVRSDEWLKIKKRRTMDCVITGYLEGEGQREGLFGSLVLAVYDGETLIHVGQVGTGFSSDFLREFTGKLREIEIQTPHFSESFARPVHWVKPVYVCEVEYLELTKDCKLRAPVFRRLRYDKSPEDCTAEQIEECIKNRVVD; this is encoded by the coding sequence ATGAGCTGGTTCGACGAGAAGATAAGGCCAATGCTCGCGAAGAGGGCCGAGCCGTTTGACTCTCCAGACTTCATATACGAGCTCAAGCTCGATGGCACGAGGTGCATCGCCTTCGTGGACGTGGAGAGGCGAAGGGTCAGGATGCAGAACCGAAGGCTGTTCGAGATAGCCTACAGGTACCCCGAAATCGACCTTCTGAGTGCGTTTGACGACAGCGTAGTTGTTGACGGGGAGATAGTCGTCCTGAAAAACGGAGTTCCGGACTTCTCCCTCCTGCAGAAGAGGGAGCATGTGGACTCTGAAAGCAGGGTAAGGATTCTCTCGAAGCTGTATCCAGCAGTTTACTTCGTCTTCGACGTCCTTTACTCCTCGGGAAGGTGGACGATGAAGCGTCCGCTCTCTGAGAGAAAGGAGATTCTCGGAGAAGTGCTCTCCGAGACCGAACACGTTCTCAAGGTTGAGTCGTTCAGGGAGAAGGGGGTGGAGCTGTTCAGCAAAGCGGTTTCAATGGGCTTCGAGGGGCTTGTAGCAAAGAGGATCGACTCACCCTACAGGCCGGGAGTCAGGAGTGACGAGTGGCTCAAGATCAAGAAGAGGAGAACCATGGACTGCGTCATAACCGGCTACCTCGAGGGGGAAGGGCAGAGGGAGGGGCTCTTCGGATCCCTCGTGCTTGCCGTTTATGATGGGGAAACGCTCATCCACGTGGGTCAAGTTGGCACAGGATTCTCATCAGACTTTCTGAGGGAGTTCACGGGAAAGCTGAGAGAAATTGAGATCCAGACACCCCACTTCAGCGAGAGCTTTGCCAGACCCGTTCACTGGGTCAAGCCTGTATACGTGTGCGAGGTGGAGTACCTCGAGCTCACGAAGGACTGCAAGCTGAGAGCTCCGGTATTCAGGCGGCTCAGATACGACAAGAGCCCGGAGGACTGCACAGCCGAACAGATCGAAGAGTGTATAAAAAATAGGGTTGTTGATTGA
- the ku gene encoding non-homologous end joining protein Ku has product MKAIWRGSITFGLVSIPVKLYNARVSREISFHMLHSSDGGRIRFKKVCEKCGKEVSKNEIVKGYEISKNEYVILTDEDLEKLPLRSAKEVRVLQFFDPSELSVIYYGSMYYVSPDKGGVKAYTLLRKAMEDTGSMGLGKLTMRGKEYLVGLRAFGDGILLAQLYYVDEIRSPYEVPNWGAKEEYSEEELELAKQLVLAMKKPLRLEEYRNEYYEALMQLIEAKLAGHEVKVTEEVETAKSLVEALKESLEAVK; this is encoded by the coding sequence ATGAAGGCTATCTGGAGGGGTTCGATAACCTTCGGGCTCGTCTCGATCCCTGTAAAGCTCTACAACGCCAGAGTCAGCAGGGAGATAAGCTTCCACATGCTGCACTCGTCTGACGGGGGCAGGATCAGGTTCAAAAAGGTGTGCGAGAAGTGCGGGAAGGAGGTCAGCAAGAACGAGATAGTGAAGGGCTACGAGATCTCCAAGAACGAGTACGTGATCCTCACAGACGAGGACCTCGAAAAGCTTCCGCTCAGGAGCGCGAAGGAAGTTAGGGTTCTCCAGTTCTTCGACCCGTCCGAGCTCAGCGTGATATACTACGGCAGCATGTACTACGTGTCGCCCGACAAGGGTGGCGTCAAGGCGTACACCCTCCTGAGGAAGGCAATGGAGGACACGGGCAGCATGGGGCTCGGAAAACTCACCATGAGGGGCAAGGAGTACCTCGTCGGACTGAGAGCATTTGGAGATGGGATTCTGCTCGCGCAGCTCTATTACGTGGACGAGATCAGGAGCCCGTACGAGGTTCCGAACTGGGGCGCTAAGGAGGAGTACTCTGAGGAGGAGCTTGAGCTTGCAAAGCAGCTTGTTCTTGCCATGAAGAAGCCACTGAGGCTCGAGGAGTACAGGAACGAGTACTACGAGGCCCTCATGCAGCTAATAGAGGCCAAGCTCGCTGGCCACGAGGTTAAAGTGACGGAGGAGGTTGAAACGGCCAAATCTCTTGTGGAGGCGCTCAAAGAGAGTCTGGAGGCCGTGAAGTGA